One stretch of Rissa tridactyla isolate bRisTri1 chromosome 21, bRisTri1.patW.cur.20221130, whole genome shotgun sequence DNA includes these proteins:
- the ATP2B4 gene encoding plasma membrane calcium-transporting ATPase 4 isoform X4 codes for MTNNVADHHPGNSVAEGNHEGDFGCSVLELRNLMELRSAEAVARLNDSYGGVQNVCKRLKTSPVEGLSGNPTDLEKRRQVFGQNFIPPKKAKTFLQLVWEALQDVTLIILEIAAIISLGLSFYHPPGGDNELCGQSAGGVEDEGESQAGWIEGAAILFSVIIVVLVTAFNDWSKEKQFRGLQSRIEQEQKFTVIRKGQVIQIPVAEIVVGDIAQIKYGDLLPADGILIQGNDLKIDESSLTGESDQVKKSLDKDPMLLSGTHVMEGSGRMVVTAVGINSQTGIIFTLLGAGEGDEEKKVKKGKKTGAPENRNKAKTQDGVALEIQPLKSQEGVENEEKEKKKVKVPKKEKSVLQGKLTRLAVQIGKAGLIMSAITVIILVLYFVIDTFGVQGRPWLAECTPIYIQYFVKFFIIGVTVLVVAVPEGLPLAVTISLAYSVKKMMKDNNLVRHLDACETMGNATAICSDKTGTLTMNRMTVVQAYMGDTHYRQIPDPDAILPKILDLIVNGVAINSAYTSKILPPEKQAGLPRQVGNKTECALLGFVLDLKQDYQAVRNEVPEEKLYKVYTFNSVRKSMSTVLKNSNGGFRMYSKGASEIILRKCTRILDKNGDPRVFKVKDRDEMVKKVIEPMACHGLRTICLAFRDFPADAEPDWDSENEILSDLTCIAVVGIEDPVRPEVPDAILKCQRAGITVRMVTGDNINTARAIATKCGILLPGEDFLCLEGKEFNRLIRNEKGEVEQEQLDKIWPKLRVLARSSPTDKHTLVKGIIDSTIGDQRQVVAVTGDGTNDGPALKKADVGFAMGIAGTDVAKEASDIILTDDNFTSIVKAVMWGRNVYDSISKFLQFQLTVNVVAVIVAFTGACITQDSPLKAVQMLWVNLIMDTFASLALATEPPSESLLLRKPYGRNKPLISRTMMKNILGHAVYQLTIIFTLLFAGEKFFDIDSGRNAPLHSPPTEHYTIVFNTFVMMQLFNEINARKIHGERNVFEAIYRNPIFCTVVLGTFAAQIIIVEFGGKPFSCSGLTLSQWFWCIFIGVGELLWGQLICTVPTSHLKFLKEAGHGITKEEIPEEELPEDVDEIDHAEMELRRGQILWFRGLNRIQTQMDVVYTFQTGASSLQGALRRQPSIVSQHHDVKNVSSPTHVALSSVNSTPTTSAVAAAAASPPAGSE; via the exons ATGACGAACAACGTGGCCGACCACCACCCCGGGAACTCGGTTGCCGAAGGCAACCATGAAGGGGACTTTGGTTGCTCCGTGCTGGAGCTCAGGAACCTCATGGAGCTGAGGAGCGCTGAGGCAGTTGCCCGGCTCAATGACTCCTACGGTGGCGTGCAGAATGTCTGCAAGAGGTTGAAGACGTCGCCAGTTGAAG gccTGTCCGGGAACCCGACTgacctggagaagaggcggcagGTCTTCGGCCAGAACTTCATTCCTCCCAAAAAGGCCAAGACGTTCCTGCAGTTAGTGTGGGAGGCACTCCAGGACGTCACGCTGATCATCTTGGAAATCGCAGCCATAATCTCCTTGGGCCTGTCCTTCTACCACCCTCCGGGCGGTGACAATGAAC TGTGCGGCCAGTCGGCGGGCGGTGTGGAGGACGAGGGCGAGTCGCAGGCCGGCTGGATCGAGGGGGCGGCTATCTTGTTTTCGGTCATCATCGTGGTGCTGGTGACCGCCTTCAATGACTGGAGCAAGGAGAAGCAATTCCGGGGCCTCCAGAGCCGCATTGAGCAGGAGCAGAAGTTCACGGTCATCCGCAAAGGGCAGGTGATTCAGATCCCGGTGGCCGAGATCGTGGTGGGAGACATCGCGCAGATCAAGTACG GTGATCTCTTGCCAGCAGACGGGATCCTGATCCAAGGCAATGACCTGAAAATAGATGAGAGTTCGCTGACTGGGGAGTCAGACCAAGTCAAGAAATCGCTGGATAAAGACCCCATGCTGCTGTCAG GTACCCACGTGATGGAGGGCTCTGGCAGGATGGTGGTGACGGCCGTGGGTATCAACTCCCAGACGGGAATCATCTTCACTCTCTTGGGTGCGGGAGAAGGAGACGAGGAAAAGAAGGTGAAGAAAG GTAAAAAAACCGGAGCCCCCGAAAATCGCAACAAAG CTAAAACTCAGGATGGTGTGGCCTTAGAGATCCAGCCcctgaagagccaggaaggggtggaaaatgaggagaaggagaagaagaaggtaAAGGTGCCCAAGAAGGAGAAGTCTGTGCTGCAAGGGAAGCTCACGCGACTGGCAGTCCAGATCGGGAAGGCAG ggCTGATCATGTCGGCCATCACGGTCATCATCTTGGTGCTGTACTTTGTGATTGACACGTTTGGGGTGCAGGGGCGTCCCTGGCTGGCAGAATGCACCCCCATTTACATCCAGTACTTCGTCAAGTTCTTCATCATCGGTGTCACCGTGTTGGTGGTGGCTGTGCCTGAAGGGCTCCCGCTGGCGGTCACCATCTCCCTGGCTTACTCCGTGAAG AAAATGATGAAGGACAACAACCTTGTGAGACACTTGGATGCATGCGAGACCATGGGCAATGCCACCGCCATCTGCTCGGACAAGACGGGCACACTCACCATGAACCGCATGACCGTGGTGCAGGCCTACATGGGGGACACCCACTACCGCCAGATCCCCGACCCCGACGCCATCCTGCCCAAGATCCTGGACCTCATAGTCAACGGTGTCGCCATCAACTCCGCCTACACATCCAAGATCCTG CCACCTGAGAAGCAAGCGGGGCTACCCCGGCAAGTGGGGAACAAGACCGAGTGCGCCCTGCTGGGTTTCGTGCTGGACCTGAAGCAGGATTACCAGGCTGTGCGGAACGAGGTGCCAGAGGAGAAGCTCTACAAGGTCTACACCTTCAACTCGGTGCGCAAATCCATGAGCACGGTGCTGAAGAACAGCAATGGCGGCTTCCGCATGTACAGCAAGGGAGCCTCCGAGATCATCCTCCGCAA GTGCACCAGGATCCTGGACAAGAACGGTGACCCCCGGGTGTTCAAGGTGAAGGACCGGGATGAGATGGTGAAGAAGGTGATAGAGCCCATGGCCTGCCATGGGCTGCGGACCATCTGCCTGGCGTTCCGTGACTTCCCTGCTGATGCTGAGCCAGACTGGGACAGCGAGAATGAGATCCTGTCTGACCTGACCTGCATCGCTGTGGTCGGGATAGAGGACCCTGTGCGGCCAGAG GTGCCAGATGCCATCCTGAAGTGCCAGCGTGCAGGGATCACCGTCCGCATGGTGACGGGGGACAACATCAACACCGCCCGTGCCATCGCCACCAAGTGTGGCATCCTGCTGCCAGGGGAGGACTTCTTGTGCCTGGAGGGGAAGGAGTTCAACCGGCTCATCCGCAACGAGAAGGGAGAG GTAGAGCAGGAGCAGCTGGATAAGATCTGGCCCAAGCTGCGTGTGCTGGCCCGTTCCTCCCCGACAGATAAGCACACGCTCGTGAAAG GAATTATCGACAGCACCATTGGTGACCAGAGGCAGGTGGTGGCCGTGACCGGGGACGGGACCAATGATGGCCCAGCTTTGAAGAAAGCCGACGTTGGCTTTGCCATG GGCATCGCAGGCACGGATGTGGCAAAGGAGGCTTCGGACATCATCCTAACGGATGATAATTTCACCAGCATCGTCAAGGCGGTGATGTGGGGACGCAACGTCTACGACAGCATCTCCAAGTTCTTGCAGTTCCAGCTGACCGTTAACGTCGTGGCCGTCATCGTGGCCTTCACGGGTGCCTGCATCACacag gACTCTCCCCTGAAGGCTGTGCAGATGCTGTGGGTGAACCTCATCATGGACACCTTCGCCTCCTTGGCCCTGGCCACGGAGCCCCCGTCCGAGTCGCTGCTGCTGCGCAAGCCGTACGGCCGCAACAAGCCGCTCATCTCCCGCACCATGATGAAGAACATCCTGGGCCACGCGGTGTACCAGCTAACTATCATTTTCACGCTGCTTTTTGCAG GGGAGAAGTTTTTTGACATCGACAGTGGCCGAAACGCCCCGCTCCACTCCCCACCCACCGAGCACTACACCATCGTCTTCAACACCTTTGTCATGATGCAGTTGTTCAACGAGATCAACGCGCGCAAGATCCACGGGGAGAGGAACGTCTTTGAAGCCATCTACCGCAACCCCATCTTCTGCACAGTGGTGCTGGGGACATTTGCAGCTCAG ATCATCATTGTGGAGTTTGGTGGGAAGCCGTTCAGCTGCTCCGGGCTCACCCTGAGCCAGTGGTTCTGGTGTATTTTTATCGGAGTGGGAGAGCTCCTCTGGGGACAG ctgaTCTGCACTGTCCCAACCAGCCACCTGAAGTTCCTGAAGGAAGCTGGGCACGGCATCACCAAGGAGGAGATCCCAGAGGAGGAGCTGCCTGAAGATGTGGATGAGATCGACCACGCTGAGATGGAGCTGCGGCGCGGGCAGATCCTGTGGTTCAGGGGTCTCAACAGGATACAGACGCAG ATGGACGTAGTTTACACATTCCAGACCGGCGCCTCCTCTTTGCAGGGAGCCCTCAGGAGACAGCCTTCCATCGTGAGCCAGCACCACgatgtaaaaaatgtttctagCCCAACCCATGTAGCTCTTTCCTCCGTCAATTCCACTCCCACCacttctgctgttgctgctgctgctgcatctcctccTGCGGGCAGTGAGTGA
- the ATP2B4 gene encoding plasma membrane calcium-transporting ATPase 4 isoform X3 — translation MTNNVADHHPGNSVAEGNHEGDFGCSVLELRNLMELRSAEAVARLNDSYGGVQNVCKRLKTSPVEGLSGNPTDLEKRRQVFGQNFIPPKKAKTFLQLVWEALQDVTLIILEIAAIISLGLSFYHPPGGDNELCGQSAGGVEDEGESQAGWIEGAAILFSVIIVVLVTAFNDWSKEKQFRGLQSRIEQEQKFTVIRKGQVIQIPVAEIVVGDIAQIKYGDLLPADGILIQGNDLKIDESSLTGESDQVKKSLDKDPMLLSGTHVMEGSGRMVVTAVGINSQTGIIFTLLGAGEGDEEKKVKKGKKTGAPENRNKAKTQDGVALEIQPLKSQEGVENEEKEKKKVKVPKKEKSVLQGKLTRLAVQIGKAGLIMSAITVIILVLYFVIDTFGVQGRPWLAECTPIYIQYFVKFFIIGVTVLVVAVPEGLPLAVTISLAYSVKKMMKDNNLVRHLDACETMGNATAICSDKTGTLTMNRMTVVQAYMGDTHYRQIPDPDAILPKILDLIVNGVAINSAYTSKILPPEKQAGLPRQVGNKTECALLGFVLDLKQDYQAVRNEVPEEKLYKVYTFNSVRKSMSTVLKNSNGGFRMYSKGASEIILRKCTRILDKNGDPRVFKVKDRDEMVKKVIEPMACHGLRTICLAFRDFPADAEPDWDSENEILSDLTCIAVVGIEDPVRPEVPDAILKCQRAGITVRMVTGDNINTARAIATKCGILLPGEDFLCLEGKEFNRLIRNEKGEVEQEQLDKIWPKLRVLARSSPTDKHTLVKGIIDSTIGDQRQVVAVTGDGTNDGPALKKADVGFAMGIAGTDVAKEASDIILTDDNFTSIVKAVMWGRNVYDSISKFLQFQLTVNVVAVIVAFTGACITQDSPLKAVQMLWVNLIMDTFASLALATEPPSESLLLRKPYGRNKPLISRTMMKNILGHAVYQLTIIFTLLFAGEKFFDIDSGRNAPLHSPPTEHYTIVFNTFVMMQLFNEINARKIHGERNVFEAIYRNPIFCTVVLGTFAAQIIIVEFGGKPFSCSGLTLSQWFWCIFIGVGELLWGQLICTVPTSHLKFLKEAGHGITKEEIPEEELPEDVDEIDHAEMELRRGQILWFRGLNRIQTQMDVVYTFQTGASSLQGALRRQPSIVSQHHDVKNVSSPTHVALSSVNSTPTTSAVAAAAASPPAGNQSGECVP, via the exons ATGACGAACAACGTGGCCGACCACCACCCCGGGAACTCGGTTGCCGAAGGCAACCATGAAGGGGACTTTGGTTGCTCCGTGCTGGAGCTCAGGAACCTCATGGAGCTGAGGAGCGCTGAGGCAGTTGCCCGGCTCAATGACTCCTACGGTGGCGTGCAGAATGTCTGCAAGAGGTTGAAGACGTCGCCAGTTGAAG gccTGTCCGGGAACCCGACTgacctggagaagaggcggcagGTCTTCGGCCAGAACTTCATTCCTCCCAAAAAGGCCAAGACGTTCCTGCAGTTAGTGTGGGAGGCACTCCAGGACGTCACGCTGATCATCTTGGAAATCGCAGCCATAATCTCCTTGGGCCTGTCCTTCTACCACCCTCCGGGCGGTGACAATGAAC TGTGCGGCCAGTCGGCGGGCGGTGTGGAGGACGAGGGCGAGTCGCAGGCCGGCTGGATCGAGGGGGCGGCTATCTTGTTTTCGGTCATCATCGTGGTGCTGGTGACCGCCTTCAATGACTGGAGCAAGGAGAAGCAATTCCGGGGCCTCCAGAGCCGCATTGAGCAGGAGCAGAAGTTCACGGTCATCCGCAAAGGGCAGGTGATTCAGATCCCGGTGGCCGAGATCGTGGTGGGAGACATCGCGCAGATCAAGTACG GTGATCTCTTGCCAGCAGACGGGATCCTGATCCAAGGCAATGACCTGAAAATAGATGAGAGTTCGCTGACTGGGGAGTCAGACCAAGTCAAGAAATCGCTGGATAAAGACCCCATGCTGCTGTCAG GTACCCACGTGATGGAGGGCTCTGGCAGGATGGTGGTGACGGCCGTGGGTATCAACTCCCAGACGGGAATCATCTTCACTCTCTTGGGTGCGGGAGAAGGAGACGAGGAAAAGAAGGTGAAGAAAG GTAAAAAAACCGGAGCCCCCGAAAATCGCAACAAAG CTAAAACTCAGGATGGTGTGGCCTTAGAGATCCAGCCcctgaagagccaggaaggggtggaaaatgaggagaaggagaagaagaaggtaAAGGTGCCCAAGAAGGAGAAGTCTGTGCTGCAAGGGAAGCTCACGCGACTGGCAGTCCAGATCGGGAAGGCAG ggCTGATCATGTCGGCCATCACGGTCATCATCTTGGTGCTGTACTTTGTGATTGACACGTTTGGGGTGCAGGGGCGTCCCTGGCTGGCAGAATGCACCCCCATTTACATCCAGTACTTCGTCAAGTTCTTCATCATCGGTGTCACCGTGTTGGTGGTGGCTGTGCCTGAAGGGCTCCCGCTGGCGGTCACCATCTCCCTGGCTTACTCCGTGAAG AAAATGATGAAGGACAACAACCTTGTGAGACACTTGGATGCATGCGAGACCATGGGCAATGCCACCGCCATCTGCTCGGACAAGACGGGCACACTCACCATGAACCGCATGACCGTGGTGCAGGCCTACATGGGGGACACCCACTACCGCCAGATCCCCGACCCCGACGCCATCCTGCCCAAGATCCTGGACCTCATAGTCAACGGTGTCGCCATCAACTCCGCCTACACATCCAAGATCCTG CCACCTGAGAAGCAAGCGGGGCTACCCCGGCAAGTGGGGAACAAGACCGAGTGCGCCCTGCTGGGTTTCGTGCTGGACCTGAAGCAGGATTACCAGGCTGTGCGGAACGAGGTGCCAGAGGAGAAGCTCTACAAGGTCTACACCTTCAACTCGGTGCGCAAATCCATGAGCACGGTGCTGAAGAACAGCAATGGCGGCTTCCGCATGTACAGCAAGGGAGCCTCCGAGATCATCCTCCGCAA GTGCACCAGGATCCTGGACAAGAACGGTGACCCCCGGGTGTTCAAGGTGAAGGACCGGGATGAGATGGTGAAGAAGGTGATAGAGCCCATGGCCTGCCATGGGCTGCGGACCATCTGCCTGGCGTTCCGTGACTTCCCTGCTGATGCTGAGCCAGACTGGGACAGCGAGAATGAGATCCTGTCTGACCTGACCTGCATCGCTGTGGTCGGGATAGAGGACCCTGTGCGGCCAGAG GTGCCAGATGCCATCCTGAAGTGCCAGCGTGCAGGGATCACCGTCCGCATGGTGACGGGGGACAACATCAACACCGCCCGTGCCATCGCCACCAAGTGTGGCATCCTGCTGCCAGGGGAGGACTTCTTGTGCCTGGAGGGGAAGGAGTTCAACCGGCTCATCCGCAACGAGAAGGGAGAG GTAGAGCAGGAGCAGCTGGATAAGATCTGGCCCAAGCTGCGTGTGCTGGCCCGTTCCTCCCCGACAGATAAGCACACGCTCGTGAAAG GAATTATCGACAGCACCATTGGTGACCAGAGGCAGGTGGTGGCCGTGACCGGGGACGGGACCAATGATGGCCCAGCTTTGAAGAAAGCCGACGTTGGCTTTGCCATG GGCATCGCAGGCACGGATGTGGCAAAGGAGGCTTCGGACATCATCCTAACGGATGATAATTTCACCAGCATCGTCAAGGCGGTGATGTGGGGACGCAACGTCTACGACAGCATCTCCAAGTTCTTGCAGTTCCAGCTGACCGTTAACGTCGTGGCCGTCATCGTGGCCTTCACGGGTGCCTGCATCACacag gACTCTCCCCTGAAGGCTGTGCAGATGCTGTGGGTGAACCTCATCATGGACACCTTCGCCTCCTTGGCCCTGGCCACGGAGCCCCCGTCCGAGTCGCTGCTGCTGCGCAAGCCGTACGGCCGCAACAAGCCGCTCATCTCCCGCACCATGATGAAGAACATCCTGGGCCACGCGGTGTACCAGCTAACTATCATTTTCACGCTGCTTTTTGCAG GGGAGAAGTTTTTTGACATCGACAGTGGCCGAAACGCCCCGCTCCACTCCCCACCCACCGAGCACTACACCATCGTCTTCAACACCTTTGTCATGATGCAGTTGTTCAACGAGATCAACGCGCGCAAGATCCACGGGGAGAGGAACGTCTTTGAAGCCATCTACCGCAACCCCATCTTCTGCACAGTGGTGCTGGGGACATTTGCAGCTCAG ATCATCATTGTGGAGTTTGGTGGGAAGCCGTTCAGCTGCTCCGGGCTCACCCTGAGCCAGTGGTTCTGGTGTATTTTTATCGGAGTGGGAGAGCTCCTCTGGGGACAG ctgaTCTGCACTGTCCCAACCAGCCACCTGAAGTTCCTGAAGGAAGCTGGGCACGGCATCACCAAGGAGGAGATCCCAGAGGAGGAGCTGCCTGAAGATGTGGATGAGATCGACCACGCTGAGATGGAGCTGCGGCGCGGGCAGATCCTGTGGTTCAGGGGTCTCAACAGGATACAGACGCAG ATGGACGTAGTTTACACATTCCAGACCGGCGCCTCCTCTTTGCAGGGAGCCCTCAGGAGACAGCCTTCCATCGTGAGCCAGCACCACgatgtaaaaaatgtttctagCCCAACCCATGTAGCTCTTTCCTCCGTCAATTCCACTCCCACCacttctgctgttgctgctgctgctgcatctcctccTGCGGGCA ATCAAAGTGGTGAATGCGTTCCGTAG
- the ATP2B4 gene encoding plasma membrane calcium-transporting ATPase 4 isoform X5, with translation MTNNVADHHPGNSVAEGNHEGDFGCSVLELRNLMELRSAEAVARLNDSYGGVQNVCKRLKTSPVEGLSGNPTDLEKRRQVFGQNFIPPKKAKTFLQLVWEALQDVTLIILEIAAIISLGLSFYHPPGGDNELCGQSAGGVEDEGESQAGWIEGAAILFSVIIVVLVTAFNDWSKEKQFRGLQSRIEQEQKFTVIRKGQVIQIPVAEIVVGDIAQIKYGDLLPADGILIQGNDLKIDESSLTGESDQVKKSLDKDPMLLSGTHVMEGSGRMVVTAVGINSQTGIIFTLLGAGEGDEEKKVKKAKTQDGVALEIQPLKSQEGVENEEKEKKKVKVPKKEKSVLQGKLTRLAVQIGKAGLIMSAITVIILVLYFVIDTFGVQGRPWLAECTPIYIQYFVKFFIIGVTVLVVAVPEGLPLAVTISLAYSVKKMMKDNNLVRHLDACETMGNATAICSDKTGTLTMNRMTVVQAYMGDTHYRQIPDPDAILPKILDLIVNGVAINSAYTSKILPPEKQAGLPRQVGNKTECALLGFVLDLKQDYQAVRNEVPEEKLYKVYTFNSVRKSMSTVLKNSNGGFRMYSKGASEIILRKCTRILDKNGDPRVFKVKDRDEMVKKVIEPMACHGLRTICLAFRDFPADAEPDWDSENEILSDLTCIAVVGIEDPVRPEVPDAILKCQRAGITVRMVTGDNINTARAIATKCGILLPGEDFLCLEGKEFNRLIRNEKGEVEQEQLDKIWPKLRVLARSSPTDKHTLVKGIIDSTIGDQRQVVAVTGDGTNDGPALKKADVGFAMGIAGTDVAKEASDIILTDDNFTSIVKAVMWGRNVYDSISKFLQFQLTVNVVAVIVAFTGACITQDSPLKAVQMLWVNLIMDTFASLALATEPPSESLLLRKPYGRNKPLISRTMMKNILGHAVYQLTIIFTLLFAGEKFFDIDSGRNAPLHSPPTEHYTIVFNTFVMMQLFNEINARKIHGERNVFEAIYRNPIFCTVVLGTFAAQIIIVEFGGKPFSCSGLTLSQWFWCIFIGVGELLWGQLICTVPTSHLKFLKEAGHGITKEEIPEEELPEDVDEIDHAEMELRRGQILWFRGLNRIQTQMDVVYTFQTGASSLQGALRRQPSIVSQHHDVKNVSSPTHVALSSVNSTPTTSAVAAAAASPPAGNQSGECVP, from the exons ATGACGAACAACGTGGCCGACCACCACCCCGGGAACTCGGTTGCCGAAGGCAACCATGAAGGGGACTTTGGTTGCTCCGTGCTGGAGCTCAGGAACCTCATGGAGCTGAGGAGCGCTGAGGCAGTTGCCCGGCTCAATGACTCCTACGGTGGCGTGCAGAATGTCTGCAAGAGGTTGAAGACGTCGCCAGTTGAAG gccTGTCCGGGAACCCGACTgacctggagaagaggcggcagGTCTTCGGCCAGAACTTCATTCCTCCCAAAAAGGCCAAGACGTTCCTGCAGTTAGTGTGGGAGGCACTCCAGGACGTCACGCTGATCATCTTGGAAATCGCAGCCATAATCTCCTTGGGCCTGTCCTTCTACCACCCTCCGGGCGGTGACAATGAAC TGTGCGGCCAGTCGGCGGGCGGTGTGGAGGACGAGGGCGAGTCGCAGGCCGGCTGGATCGAGGGGGCGGCTATCTTGTTTTCGGTCATCATCGTGGTGCTGGTGACCGCCTTCAATGACTGGAGCAAGGAGAAGCAATTCCGGGGCCTCCAGAGCCGCATTGAGCAGGAGCAGAAGTTCACGGTCATCCGCAAAGGGCAGGTGATTCAGATCCCGGTGGCCGAGATCGTGGTGGGAGACATCGCGCAGATCAAGTACG GTGATCTCTTGCCAGCAGACGGGATCCTGATCCAAGGCAATGACCTGAAAATAGATGAGAGTTCGCTGACTGGGGAGTCAGACCAAGTCAAGAAATCGCTGGATAAAGACCCCATGCTGCTGTCAG GTACCCACGTGATGGAGGGCTCTGGCAGGATGGTGGTGACGGCCGTGGGTATCAACTCCCAGACGGGAATCATCTTCACTCTCTTGGGTGCGGGAGAAGGAGACGAGGAAAAGAAGGTGAAGAAAG CTAAAACTCAGGATGGTGTGGCCTTAGAGATCCAGCCcctgaagagccaggaaggggtggaaaatgaggagaaggagaagaagaaggtaAAGGTGCCCAAGAAGGAGAAGTCTGTGCTGCAAGGGAAGCTCACGCGACTGGCAGTCCAGATCGGGAAGGCAG ggCTGATCATGTCGGCCATCACGGTCATCATCTTGGTGCTGTACTTTGTGATTGACACGTTTGGGGTGCAGGGGCGTCCCTGGCTGGCAGAATGCACCCCCATTTACATCCAGTACTTCGTCAAGTTCTTCATCATCGGTGTCACCGTGTTGGTGGTGGCTGTGCCTGAAGGGCTCCCGCTGGCGGTCACCATCTCCCTGGCTTACTCCGTGAAG AAAATGATGAAGGACAACAACCTTGTGAGACACTTGGATGCATGCGAGACCATGGGCAATGCCACCGCCATCTGCTCGGACAAGACGGGCACACTCACCATGAACCGCATGACCGTGGTGCAGGCCTACATGGGGGACACCCACTACCGCCAGATCCCCGACCCCGACGCCATCCTGCCCAAGATCCTGGACCTCATAGTCAACGGTGTCGCCATCAACTCCGCCTACACATCCAAGATCCTG CCACCTGAGAAGCAAGCGGGGCTACCCCGGCAAGTGGGGAACAAGACCGAGTGCGCCCTGCTGGGTTTCGTGCTGGACCTGAAGCAGGATTACCAGGCTGTGCGGAACGAGGTGCCAGAGGAGAAGCTCTACAAGGTCTACACCTTCAACTCGGTGCGCAAATCCATGAGCACGGTGCTGAAGAACAGCAATGGCGGCTTCCGCATGTACAGCAAGGGAGCCTCCGAGATCATCCTCCGCAA GTGCACCAGGATCCTGGACAAGAACGGTGACCCCCGGGTGTTCAAGGTGAAGGACCGGGATGAGATGGTGAAGAAGGTGATAGAGCCCATGGCCTGCCATGGGCTGCGGACCATCTGCCTGGCGTTCCGTGACTTCCCTGCTGATGCTGAGCCAGACTGGGACAGCGAGAATGAGATCCTGTCTGACCTGACCTGCATCGCTGTGGTCGGGATAGAGGACCCTGTGCGGCCAGAG GTGCCAGATGCCATCCTGAAGTGCCAGCGTGCAGGGATCACCGTCCGCATGGTGACGGGGGACAACATCAACACCGCCCGTGCCATCGCCACCAAGTGTGGCATCCTGCTGCCAGGGGAGGACTTCTTGTGCCTGGAGGGGAAGGAGTTCAACCGGCTCATCCGCAACGAGAAGGGAGAG GTAGAGCAGGAGCAGCTGGATAAGATCTGGCCCAAGCTGCGTGTGCTGGCCCGTTCCTCCCCGACAGATAAGCACACGCTCGTGAAAG GAATTATCGACAGCACCATTGGTGACCAGAGGCAGGTGGTGGCCGTGACCGGGGACGGGACCAATGATGGCCCAGCTTTGAAGAAAGCCGACGTTGGCTTTGCCATG GGCATCGCAGGCACGGATGTGGCAAAGGAGGCTTCGGACATCATCCTAACGGATGATAATTTCACCAGCATCGTCAAGGCGGTGATGTGGGGACGCAACGTCTACGACAGCATCTCCAAGTTCTTGCAGTTCCAGCTGACCGTTAACGTCGTGGCCGTCATCGTGGCCTTCACGGGTGCCTGCATCACacag gACTCTCCCCTGAAGGCTGTGCAGATGCTGTGGGTGAACCTCATCATGGACACCTTCGCCTCCTTGGCCCTGGCCACGGAGCCCCCGTCCGAGTCGCTGCTGCTGCGCAAGCCGTACGGCCGCAACAAGCCGCTCATCTCCCGCACCATGATGAAGAACATCCTGGGCCACGCGGTGTACCAGCTAACTATCATTTTCACGCTGCTTTTTGCAG GGGAGAAGTTTTTTGACATCGACAGTGGCCGAAACGCCCCGCTCCACTCCCCACCCACCGAGCACTACACCATCGTCTTCAACACCTTTGTCATGATGCAGTTGTTCAACGAGATCAACGCGCGCAAGATCCACGGGGAGAGGAACGTCTTTGAAGCCATCTACCGCAACCCCATCTTCTGCACAGTGGTGCTGGGGACATTTGCAGCTCAG ATCATCATTGTGGAGTTTGGTGGGAAGCCGTTCAGCTGCTCCGGGCTCACCCTGAGCCAGTGGTTCTGGTGTATTTTTATCGGAGTGGGAGAGCTCCTCTGGGGACAG ctgaTCTGCACTGTCCCAACCAGCCACCTGAAGTTCCTGAAGGAAGCTGGGCACGGCATCACCAAGGAGGAGATCCCAGAGGAGGAGCTGCCTGAAGATGTGGATGAGATCGACCACGCTGAGATGGAGCTGCGGCGCGGGCAGATCCTGTGGTTCAGGGGTCTCAACAGGATACAGACGCAG ATGGACGTAGTTTACACATTCCAGACCGGCGCCTCCTCTTTGCAGGGAGCCCTCAGGAGACAGCCTTCCATCGTGAGCCAGCACCACgatgtaaaaaatgtttctagCCCAACCCATGTAGCTCTTTCCTCCGTCAATTCCACTCCCACCacttctgctgttgctgctgctgctgcatctcctccTGCGGGCA ATCAAAGTGGTGAATGCGTTCCGTAG